From one Papio anubis isolate 15944 chromosome 12, Panubis1.0, whole genome shotgun sequence genomic stretch:
- the SLC15A3 gene encoding solute carrier family 15 member 3 isoform X1 — protein sequence MPAPRTREQPRVPGERRPLLPRGVQGPRRWRRAAGAAVLLVEMLERAAFFGITANLVLYLNSTNFNWAGEQASRAALVFLGASYLLAPVGGWLADVYLGRYRAVALSLLLYLAASGLLPATAFPDGRSSFCGEMPASPLGPACPSPDCPRASPSPYCAPVLYAGLLLIALAASSVRSNLTSFGADQVMDLGRDATRRFFNWFYWSINLGAVLSLLVVAFIQQNISFLLGYSIPVGCVGLAFFIFLFATPVFITKPPMGSQVSSMLKLALQNCCPQLWQRHLARSHRDRQGARLLPDQRSPQPGASLQEDIANFQVLVKILPVMVTLVPYWMVYFQMQSTYVLQGLHLHIPNIFPANPSNISMALRAQGSSYTIPEAWLLLANVVVVLILVPLKDRLIDPLLLRCKLLPSALQKMALGMLFGFTSVIVAGVLEMERLHYIHHNQTVSQEIGEVLYNAAPLSIWWQIPQYLLIGISEIFASIPGLEFAYSEAPRSMQGAIMGIFFCLSGVGSLLGSSLVALLSLPGGWLHCPEDFGNINNCRMDLYFFLLAGIQAVTALLFVWIAGRYERVSQGPASHSCFSRDRG from the exons ATGCCCGCGCCGCGCACCCGGGAGCAGCCCCGCGTGCCCGGGGAGCGCCGGCCGCTGCTGCCTCGCGGCGTGCAGGGCCCTCGACGGTGGCGGCGAGCGGCGGGCGCGGCGGTGCTGCTAGTGGAGATGCTGGAGCGCGCCGCCTTCTTCGGCATCACTGCCAACCTCGTGCTCTACCTAAACAGCACCAACTTCAACTGGGCGGGCGAGCAGGCGTCACGCGCCGCGCTGGTATTCCTGGGCGCCTCCTACCTGTTGGCGCCCGTGGGCGGCTGGCTGGCCGACGTGTACCTGGGCCGCTACCGCGCGGTCGCGCTCAGCCTGCTGCTCTACCTGGCCGCCTCGGGCCTGCTGCCCGCCACCGCCTTCCCCGACGGCCGCAGCTCCTTCTGCGGAGAGATGCCCGCGTCGCCGCTGGGACCCGCCTGCCCCTCGCCCGACTGCCCGCGCGCCTCGCCCAGCCCCTACTGCGCACCCGTCCTCTACGCGGGGCTGCTGCTCATCGCCCTGGCCGCCAGCTCCGTCCGGAGCAACCTCACCTCCTTCGGTGCCGACCAG GTGATGGATCTCGGCCGCGATGCCACCCGCCGCTTCTTCAACTGGTTTTACTGGAGCATCAACCTGGGTGCTGTGCTGTCGCTGCTGGTGGTGGCTTTTATTCAGCAGAACATCAGTTTCCTGCTGGGCTACAGCATCCCTGTGGGCTGTGTGGGCCTGGCATTTTTCATCTTCCTCTTTGCTACACCCGTCTTCATCACCAAGCCCCCCATGGGCAGCCAAGTGTCCTCTATGCTTAAGCTTGCTCTCCAAAACTGCTGCCCCCAGCTGTGGCAACGACACTTGGCCAG GTCCCACAGAGACCGTCAAGGTGCCCGCCTGCTGCCTGACCAGAGGTCTCCCCAGCCTGGGGCTTCCCTGCAAGAGGACATCGCCAACTTCCAGGTGCTGGTGAAGATCTTGCCCGTCATGGTGACCCTGGTGCCCTACTGGATGGTCTACTTTCAG ATGCAGTCCACCTACGTCCTGCAGGGTCTTCACCTCCACATCCCAAACATTTTCCCAGCCAACCCGTCCAACATCTCCATGGCCCTGAGAGCCCAGGGCAGCAGCTATACG ATCCCGGAAGCCTGGCTCCTCCTGGCCAACGTCGTGGTGGTGCTGATTCTGGTCCCTCTGAAGGACCGCTTGATCGACCCTCTGCTGCTCCGGTGCAAGCTGCTTCCATCTGCTCTGCAGAAGATGGCTCTGGGGATGTTGTTTGGTTTTACCTCCGTCATTGTGGCAG GAGTCCTGGAGATGGAGCGCTTACACTACATCCACCACAACCAAACCGTGTCCCAGGAGATTGGGGAGGTCCTGTACAACGCGGCACCACTGTCCATCTGGTGGCAGATCCCTCAGTACCTGCTCATTGGGATCAGCGAGATTTTTGCCAGCATCCCAG GCCTGGAGTTTGCCTACTCAGAGGCCCCGCGCTCCATGCAAGGCGCCATCATGGGCATCTTCTTCTGCCTGTCGGGGGTGGGCTCACTGTTGGGCTCCAGCCTAGTGGCACTGCTGTCCTTGCCTGGGGGCTGGCTGCACTGCCCTGAGGACTTCG GGAACATCAACAATTGCCGGATGGACCTCTACTTCTTCCTGCTGGCTGGCATTCAGGCTGTCACGGCTCTCCTATTTGTCTGGATCGCTGGACGCTATGAGAGGGTGTCCCAGGGCCCAGCCTCCCACAGCTGTTTCAGCAGGGACAGGGGCTGA
- the SLC15A3 gene encoding solute carrier family 15 member 3 isoform X2: MPAPRTREQPRVPGERRPLLPRGVQGPRRWRRAAGAAVLLVEMLERAAFFGITANLVLYLNSTNFNWAGEQASRAALVFLGASYLLAPVGGWLADVYLGRYRAVALSLLLYLAASGLLPATAFPDGRSSFCGEMPASPLGPACPSPDCPRASPSPYCAPVLYAGLLLIALAASSVRSNLTSFGADQVMDLGRDATRRFFNWFYWSINLGAVLSLLVVAFIQQNISFLLGYSIPVGCVGLAFFIFLFATPVFITKPPMGSQVSSMLKLALQNCCPQLWQRHLARDRQGARLLPDQRSPQPGASLQEDIANFQVLVKILPVMVTLVPYWMVYFQMQSTYVLQGLHLHIPNIFPANPSNISMALRAQGSSYTIPEAWLLLANVVVVLILVPLKDRLIDPLLLRCKLLPSALQKMALGMLFGFTSVIVAGVLEMERLHYIHHNQTVSQEIGEVLYNAAPLSIWWQIPQYLLIGISEIFASIPGLEFAYSEAPRSMQGAIMGIFFCLSGVGSLLGSSLVALLSLPGGWLHCPEDFGNINNCRMDLYFFLLAGIQAVTALLFVWIAGRYERVSQGPASHSCFSRDRG, from the exons ATGCCCGCGCCGCGCACCCGGGAGCAGCCCCGCGTGCCCGGGGAGCGCCGGCCGCTGCTGCCTCGCGGCGTGCAGGGCCCTCGACGGTGGCGGCGAGCGGCGGGCGCGGCGGTGCTGCTAGTGGAGATGCTGGAGCGCGCCGCCTTCTTCGGCATCACTGCCAACCTCGTGCTCTACCTAAACAGCACCAACTTCAACTGGGCGGGCGAGCAGGCGTCACGCGCCGCGCTGGTATTCCTGGGCGCCTCCTACCTGTTGGCGCCCGTGGGCGGCTGGCTGGCCGACGTGTACCTGGGCCGCTACCGCGCGGTCGCGCTCAGCCTGCTGCTCTACCTGGCCGCCTCGGGCCTGCTGCCCGCCACCGCCTTCCCCGACGGCCGCAGCTCCTTCTGCGGAGAGATGCCCGCGTCGCCGCTGGGACCCGCCTGCCCCTCGCCCGACTGCCCGCGCGCCTCGCCCAGCCCCTACTGCGCACCCGTCCTCTACGCGGGGCTGCTGCTCATCGCCCTGGCCGCCAGCTCCGTCCGGAGCAACCTCACCTCCTTCGGTGCCGACCAG GTGATGGATCTCGGCCGCGATGCCACCCGCCGCTTCTTCAACTGGTTTTACTGGAGCATCAACCTGGGTGCTGTGCTGTCGCTGCTGGTGGTGGCTTTTATTCAGCAGAACATCAGTTTCCTGCTGGGCTACAGCATCCCTGTGGGCTGTGTGGGCCTGGCATTTTTCATCTTCCTCTTTGCTACACCCGTCTTCATCACCAAGCCCCCCATGGGCAGCCAAGTGTCCTCTATGCTTAAGCTTGCTCTCCAAAACTGCTGCCCCCAGCTGTGGCAACGACACTTGGCCAG AGACCGTCAAGGTGCCCGCCTGCTGCCTGACCAGAGGTCTCCCCAGCCTGGGGCTTCCCTGCAAGAGGACATCGCCAACTTCCAGGTGCTGGTGAAGATCTTGCCCGTCATGGTGACCCTGGTGCCCTACTGGATGGTCTACTTTCAG ATGCAGTCCACCTACGTCCTGCAGGGTCTTCACCTCCACATCCCAAACATTTTCCCAGCCAACCCGTCCAACATCTCCATGGCCCTGAGAGCCCAGGGCAGCAGCTATACG ATCCCGGAAGCCTGGCTCCTCCTGGCCAACGTCGTGGTGGTGCTGATTCTGGTCCCTCTGAAGGACCGCTTGATCGACCCTCTGCTGCTCCGGTGCAAGCTGCTTCCATCTGCTCTGCAGAAGATGGCTCTGGGGATGTTGTTTGGTTTTACCTCCGTCATTGTGGCAG GAGTCCTGGAGATGGAGCGCTTACACTACATCCACCACAACCAAACCGTGTCCCAGGAGATTGGGGAGGTCCTGTACAACGCGGCACCACTGTCCATCTGGTGGCAGATCCCTCAGTACCTGCTCATTGGGATCAGCGAGATTTTTGCCAGCATCCCAG GCCTGGAGTTTGCCTACTCAGAGGCCCCGCGCTCCATGCAAGGCGCCATCATGGGCATCTTCTTCTGCCTGTCGGGGGTGGGCTCACTGTTGGGCTCCAGCCTAGTGGCACTGCTGTCCTTGCCTGGGGGCTGGCTGCACTGCCCTGAGGACTTCG GGAACATCAACAATTGCCGGATGGACCTCTACTTCTTCCTGCTGGCTGGCATTCAGGCTGTCACGGCTCTCCTATTTGTCTGGATCGCTGGACGCTATGAGAGGGTGTCCCAGGGCCCAGCCTCCCACAGCTGTTTCAGCAGGGACAGGGGCTGA